From Lysinibacillus sp. SGAir0095, the proteins below share one genomic window:
- a CDS encoding potassium channel family protein encodes MLSVILSFKRLLKGLYHGVKEPQFISILTTVALIVLSGTLFYTRFEGWAKIDAFYFAVVSLIPTGVDTDLVPSTTGTKLFTVLYLIIGTGLMFALLVNLGRAIIKEDKPKKYKLRTDVNNIETVPPKTLKVKDSEKK; translated from the coding sequence ATGCTATCAGTCATCCTGAGTTTTAAAAGATTATTAAAAGGACTCTATCACGGTGTAAAAGAGCCACAATTTATAAGTATTCTAACAACTGTTGCTTTAATTGTGTTGTCGGGAACTTTGTTTTACACGAGGTTTGAAGGCTGGGCGAAAATTGACGCATTCTATTTTGCGGTAGTAAGTCTAATTCCAACTGGAGTAGATACAGATTTAGTTCCATCTACAACGGGCACGAAATTATTTACAGTCCTGTATTTAATCATAGGTACCGGGTTAATGTTTGCTTTATTAGTCAATTTAGGCCGTGCAATTATCAAAGAAGACAAACCTAAAAAATATAAATTACGTACTGATGTAAACAACATAGAAACGGTTCCGCCGAAAACATTAAAGGTAAAAGATTCGGAAAAAAAGTAA
- a CDS encoding flotillin family protein yields MSSTLIIIGIAVFILLAIIAVYITKYKTVGPDEALIVTGSFLGSKNVHKDDSGNRIKIIRGGGTFVFPVFQQSEPLSLLSSKLEVTTPEVYTEQGVPVMADGTAIIKIGGSISEIATAAEQFLGKSKADRENEAKEVLEGHLRSILGSMTVEEIYKNRDKFSQEVQRVATQDLAKMGLVIVSFTIKDVRDKNGYLDSLGKPRIAQVKRDADIATAEAEKETRIKRAEAEKEAQKAELHRATEIAEAEKENQLKIAEYKLEQDKAKARADQAYELESARAKQQVTEQEMQIRIIERQKQIELEEKEILRREKQYDSEVKKKADADRYAIEQNASAQKMKELAQADAEKYRIESLAKAEAEKIRLDGLAKADSERAQGETEAEIIRLKGLAEAEAKRKIAEAFEQFGQAAVLDMIIRMMPEYAKEIASPLSNIDKITVVDTGNGEGGGANRVTSYATNLMSSLQETLKASSGIDMKELIETFVGKQPIQATIEELNIREEEKHLV; encoded by the coding sequence ATGTCAAGCACATTAATTATTATTGGAATAGCTGTATTTATACTTTTAGCCATTATTGCGGTGTATATTACAAAATACAAAACAGTTGGACCCGATGAAGCCTTGATTGTAACAGGAAGTTTTTTAGGGTCAAAAAATGTTCACAAGGATGACTCAGGTAACCGAATAAAAATTATTCGTGGTGGAGGGACGTTTGTATTTCCTGTATTCCAACAATCAGAGCCACTAAGTCTATTATCTAGCAAACTTGAGGTCACTACACCGGAAGTATATACAGAACAAGGTGTTCCAGTAATGGCTGACGGAACAGCAATCATTAAAATTGGCGGCTCAATTTCCGAAATTGCTACAGCTGCTGAGCAGTTTTTAGGGAAAAGCAAGGCAGACAGAGAAAATGAAGCGAAGGAAGTTTTAGAAGGGCATTTACGCTCCATTTTGGGATCCATGACTGTTGAAGAAATCTATAAAAATCGTGATAAGTTCTCACAGGAAGTTCAACGTGTAGCAACACAAGATTTAGCAAAGATGGGACTAGTCATTGTCTCCTTTACAATTAAGGATGTTCGTGACAAAAATGGTTATTTAGATTCTTTAGGTAAACCTAGAATTGCGCAAGTCAAACGTGATGCAGATATCGCAACTGCGGAAGCTGAAAAGGAAACACGTATTAAACGAGCAGAAGCTGAAAAAGAAGCCCAAAAAGCTGAATTACACCGAGCAACAGAAATTGCGGAAGCTGAAAAAGAAAATCAATTGAAAATAGCAGAGTATAAACTTGAACAAGACAAAGCAAAAGCACGTGCTGACCAAGCTTATGAGTTGGAATCAGCAAGAGCAAAACAACAAGTAACAGAGCAAGAAATGCAAATTCGAATTATTGAACGTCAAAAGCAGATCGAATTAGAAGAAAAAGAAATTTTACGTCGTGAGAAACAATACGATTCTGAAGTGAAGAAAAAAGCAGATGCTGATCGATATGCTATCGAACAAAATGCTTCTGCTCAAAAAATGAAAGAATTAGCACAAGCTGATGCTGAAAAATACCGAATTGAATCCTTAGCGAAAGCCGAAGCCGAGAAAATCCGTTTGGATGGTTTAGCAAAAGCCGATTCCGAGCGTGCTCAAGGGGAAACAGAAGCGGAAATCATTCGACTTAAAGGGTTGGCTGAAGCAGAAGCGAAACGTAAAATTGCGGAAGCGTTTGAACAATTTGGTCAAGCGGCTGTCCTTGACATGATCATTCGCATGATGCCAGAATACGCAAAAGAAATAGCTAGTCCATTATCCAATATAGATAAAATTACTGTAGTGGATACAGGAAACGGTGAAGGTGGCGGTGCAAATCGTGTCACATCCTATGCGACAAACCTTATGTCCAGCTTGCAAGAAACCTTAAAAGCATCATCAGGGATTGATATGAAGGAATTAATTGAAACTTTTGTAGGGAAGCAGCCAATTCAAGCTACGATTGAAGAATTGAACATAAGGGAAGAAGAAAAACATTTAGTATAA